The following proteins are encoded in a genomic region of Syntrophotaleaceae bacterium:
- a CDS encoding AAA family ATPase, producing MRIKRLELKAFGPFTDRILDFSSELPGMHVVFGPNEAGKSSSLRALQALFFGFPMRTDDNFLHSYDQLLVGGHLQGGDGRELFFYRRKRNKNSLFDSQEQPLEPAALTPFLHGIEQDLFSTLYGIDHETLVQGGQGILEQQGEVGQALFAAGTGLASLKTIVDELESEGDNLFKQRGSSQAIAVALHQYKELQAQIKQVTLSSRDWQEHRRALDEAKRMQEEINKQRANLDKKKRKLERLKQALPYLGQRRGLLEKLGELGQVVELPADFGERRRDLEQEIRDTRNCLETANSRLKDLEEKRKDISLNQGLLDYAEEIELLHQELGQYRNAKAERPGLDGRRIGCRSDAAELLKQIRPDLPIDQVETLRPSLGKRKAIQILGGKHEALLQGVRQAGRLVLTATKELKTAQEDLQKIPPVAEVGKLSQAVLRVQKACDLDGEILNRRQELESAQKECLPTLERLGLWQGSLDLVKRLPVPLPETVQWFEQELRMPADELQRLQTEHEKLEGELTKLAEQIRAIEYAAEVPTEEDLSRARRQRDHGWQLLRRQWLEGQDVAAESRAFDPDHSLPEAYEKLVGISDQTADRLYREADRVQKHAALKARGETIEQHLEELGAQKQQFDAELADATLRWQELWIPCSIQPLSPREMHAWLTSFEKLRFQVAEADKLAQDLEGRETRRRELRTSLLIELAMAGEAQDLPGEELSPVLEMAEDLVQRRQSEQTRRTSLENKIQDLQNTLDAARGEEQEAEEELRQWQVLWKEALTPLGLDRKALPAEAVDFIETLEKCFEKLKEADGFGSRIKGIDRDAAAYEGRVRGVAIEIATDLLDLDAAQIVLHLKIRLGSANKDQALVQEYSEEIAALEQDQVSARTELDNLDGQMVALRQLAGCETTEQLNEAERRSKEYLQLKEKLDEVEATLARIAEGISLCELESQAEDIDPDELPGRIEELTNEIEGNLDPEIRRLSETIGQEKNELARMDGSGQAAELAEASQQALAKIRRLTGRFIRIKLASKFLREEIERYRAENQDPVLKIASRYFSELTLGSFAGLRTDIDDHGQPILIGVRPNGNWVQVAGMSSGTRDQLYLALRLATLEWRIQSSEPMPFIVDDILINFDDQRSKATLKALSDLASQTQVILFTHHSQIAEAAQEVNVGDRIFVHEL from the coding sequence ATGCGCATTAAACGCTTGGAACTCAAGGCTTTCGGCCCCTTTACCGACCGGATCCTCGATTTCTCCTCCGAACTTCCCGGCATGCATGTCGTTTTTGGGCCAAACGAAGCCGGCAAGAGCAGTTCCCTGCGAGCGCTGCAGGCCCTGTTCTTCGGTTTTCCCATGCGTACCGATGATAATTTCCTTCATTCCTATGATCAACTTCTGGTCGGTGGCCACCTACAGGGGGGAGATGGTCGTGAATTGTTCTTTTACCGCCGAAAAAGAAACAAAAACAGCCTGTTTGACAGCCAGGAACAGCCCCTCGAACCCGCTGCACTGACCCCATTCCTGCACGGCATCGAACAGGACCTTTTCAGCACGTTGTACGGCATTGACCACGAAACCCTCGTCCAGGGAGGGCAGGGCATTCTGGAACAGCAGGGTGAGGTAGGTCAGGCCTTGTTCGCCGCAGGCACCGGCCTGGCTTCCTTGAAAACGATCGTCGATGAACTGGAAAGCGAGGGGGACAATCTGTTCAAACAGCGGGGCTCGAGTCAGGCCATCGCCGTGGCCCTCCATCAGTACAAGGAGCTCCAGGCTCAGATCAAGCAGGTCACTCTATCCAGTCGGGATTGGCAGGAACATCGGCGAGCTCTTGACGAAGCCAAACGAATGCAGGAGGAGATCAACAAACAGCGCGCCAATCTGGACAAAAAAAAACGAAAGCTTGAGCGCCTGAAACAAGCTTTACCCTACCTTGGCCAACGCCGGGGCTTGCTGGAAAAACTGGGGGAACTTGGCCAAGTCGTCGAGCTTCCTGCCGATTTCGGCGAAAGAAGACGGGACTTGGAGCAAGAAATTAGGGACACTCGGAATTGTCTGGAAACGGCCAATAGCCGCTTAAAGGACCTGGAAGAAAAACGCAAGGACATTTCTCTTAACCAGGGGCTTTTGGACTATGCCGAGGAAATCGAGCTCCTGCACCAAGAGCTCGGGCAGTATCGAAATGCCAAGGCAGAGCGGCCTGGGCTCGACGGGCGGAGAATCGGTTGTCGTTCCGATGCGGCCGAGTTGCTGAAACAGATCCGGCCGGACCTGCCCATCGACCAAGTCGAGACCTTGCGCCCGAGCTTGGGAAAACGAAAAGCCATTCAAATCCTCGGTGGCAAACATGAGGCACTCCTACAGGGGGTTCGCCAAGCAGGCCGTCTCGTCCTGACTGCCACCAAGGAATTGAAAACCGCTCAAGAGGATCTGCAGAAAATCCCCCCTGTCGCTGAAGTTGGCAAGCTGTCCCAAGCGGTTTTGCGGGTGCAGAAAGCTTGCGATTTAGATGGTGAAATATTGAATAGGCGGCAGGAGTTGGAAAGTGCTCAGAAGGAATGTTTGCCGACTTTAGAGCGCCTGGGGCTTTGGCAGGGCTCCTTGGATCTTGTAAAACGGCTGCCGGTCCCCTTGCCGGAGACCGTGCAGTGGTTTGAGCAGGAACTGCGGATGCCTGCTGATGAGCTGCAACGATTGCAGACGGAACACGAAAAGTTGGAAGGAGAGTTGACAAAGCTTGCCGAGCAGATTCGCGCCATCGAGTATGCTGCAGAAGTGCCCACCGAAGAGGACCTGTCCCGGGCCCGCAGGCAGCGTGATCATGGCTGGCAGCTTTTGCGGCGGCAATGGCTGGAGGGCCAGGACGTGGCTGCCGAGAGCCGTGCCTTTGATCCCGATCATTCTCTGCCGGAGGCTTATGAAAAGCTTGTCGGCATCTCCGACCAAACTGCCGACCGTTTGTACCGTGAAGCCGATCGGGTTCAAAAGCATGCTGCCCTGAAAGCCCGGGGCGAGACCATCGAACAACATTTGGAAGAGCTGGGTGCCCAAAAGCAACAATTTGATGCTGAATTGGCCGATGCTACCCTTCGCTGGCAGGAATTATGGATACCCTGTTCCATCCAGCCCTTATCGCCACGAGAAATGCACGCTTGGCTCACCAGTTTTGAAAAGCTCCGTTTCCAGGTAGCTGAGGCCGATAAGTTGGCTCAGGATTTGGAGGGCCGGGAAACCAGACGCCGGGAACTGCGAACCTCTCTTTTAATAGAGCTTGCTATGGCAGGGGAGGCGCAGGACCTTCCGGGAGAAGAGCTATCGCCCGTATTGGAGATGGCCGAAGACTTGGTCCAGCGGAGGCAGAGCGAACAAACCCGACGTACTTCCCTCGAAAACAAGATCCAGGATCTGCAAAATACCTTAGATGCAGCACGAGGGGAGGAACAGGAAGCTGAAGAAGAACTCCGGCAATGGCAGGTTCTTTGGAAGGAAGCCCTAACCCCCCTCGGTCTCGACCGCAAGGCCTTGCCAGCAGAGGCTGTCGACTTCATCGAGACCCTGGAAAAATGCTTCGAAAAACTAAAGGAGGCCGACGGTTTTGGGAGCCGCATCAAGGGGATCGATCGGGATGCAGCCGCATATGAAGGTAGGGTTCGTGGGGTGGCCATAGAAATTGCAACAGACCTTCTCGATCTCGATGCTGCTCAAATCGTTTTACATCTAAAGATTCGCCTCGGCAGTGCCAATAAGGACCAGGCTCTCGTGCAGGAATATTCCGAGGAAATCGCGGCCCTGGAGCAGGACCAGGTGAGTGCCCGAACGGAGTTGGACAATTTAGACGGGCAGATGGTGGCCCTGCGCCAGTTGGCAGGCTGTGAAACCACGGAGCAACTTAACGAAGCGGAACGACGTTCCAAGGAATACCTGCAGCTCAAGGAAAAGCTCGATGAAGTGGAGGCGACGCTGGCTCGGATTGCTGAAGGGATTTCCCTCTGCGAGTTGGAGTCCCAGGCAGAAGACATCGATCCGGATGAGTTGCCGGGTCGCATTGAAGAGCTGACCAACGAAATCGAAGGAAATCTGGATCCGGAAATCCGACGATTATCCGAAACTATCGGCCAGGAAAAAAACGAACTCGCCAGAATGGATGGCAGTGGCCAGGCCGCCGAGTTAGCGGAGGCCTCACAGCAGGCTCTAGCCAAAATCCGCCGCCTGACTGGACGCTTCATCCGCATCAAACTCGCCTCGAAGTTCCTCAGGGAAGAAATCGAACGCTACCGGGCCGAAAACCAGGATCCCGTCCTGAAAATCGCCTCTCGGTATTTCAGCGAGTTGACCTTGGGGTCCTTTGCAGGCCTACGTACCGATATCGACGACCATGGTCAACCGATCCTGATCGGGGTGCGCCCCAACGGTAATTGGGTCCAAGTGGCGGGCATGAGTTCAGGTACCCGCGATCAGCTTTACTTGGCCTTGCGCCTGGCCACCCTCGAATGGCGCATCCAGTCCAGCGAGCCGATGCCCTTTATCGTCGATGACATCCTAATCAATTTCGACGACCAGCGTTCAAAAGCCACCCTAAAGGCCTTAAGCGACCTAGCCTCTCAGACACAAGTGATCCTGTTCACCCATCACAGCCAGATCGCCGAGGCTGCGCAAGAGGTGAATGTTGGCGACAGGATATTTGTTCATGAGTTGTGA
- a CDS encoding DNA repair exonuclease, whose protein sequence is MFKFLHAADIHLDSPLKGLEIYPDAPAEQIRGAARRAFDNLVELAIDEEVAFILLAGDLYDGTWKDYNTGIYFVNRMGRLREAGIPVFLISGNHDAASQITRALNLPDNVTLFSHRKVDTHLLENLGVAIHGQSFSSRTVADDLTQNYPQGDPDLFNIGLLHTSLTGRPGHEPYAPCTLDALRSKGYQYWALGHVHQREEVECDPWVVFPGNLQGRHIRETGAKGCTLVTVEDGRVVDVTAKELDVLRWSPCRIDLNGCDRSESLLEMVREALEDEREQADGRPLAVRLTLLGITPLHGRLHDNAAHWHEEFRAVAASLGDVWLEKILFLTRKENSVEGIADDSPFAALEQSVENLQFESSRLLDLVPGFEQLRSKLPPDLLVDDDPFAPGEEDLATLREDVKELLRAKLQKGGRHAH, encoded by the coding sequence ATGTTCAAATTCCTACATGCCGCTGACATTCATCTCGACAGCCCGCTTAAGGGCCTAGAAATTTATCCGGATGCCCCAGCCGAGCAAATCCGGGGCGCGGCAAGGCGGGCTTTTGACAATCTGGTAGAACTAGCTATCGACGAAGAGGTGGCCTTTATCCTGCTGGCCGGCGACCTCTATGACGGCACTTGGAAGGACTACAATACCGGCATCTATTTCGTCAATCGCATGGGCCGGCTGCGGGAAGCCGGCATTCCGGTCTTCTTGATTTCCGGCAACCATGATGCCGCCAGCCAGATCACCCGTGCTCTCAATCTCCCCGACAACGTTACCCTGTTTTCGCACCGAAAGGTGGACACCCACCTTTTAGAAAATCTCGGCGTTGCCATCCACGGTCAGAGTTTTTCCTCCCGGACGGTGGCCGATGACCTGACTCAAAATTATCCTCAGGGCGATCCCGATCTCTTCAACATCGGTCTGCTACACACCAGTCTTACCGGTCGTCCCGGGCATGAGCCCTATGCGCCTTGTACCCTGGATGCTCTGCGTTCGAAAGGTTATCAGTATTGGGCGTTGGGGCATGTCCATCAGCGCGAAGAGGTGGAATGTGACCCTTGGGTGGTTTTTCCGGGGAATCTTCAGGGAAGACATATCCGTGAAACAGGAGCCAAAGGCTGTACACTGGTGACTGTCGAGGACGGACGGGTAGTGGATGTCACCGCGAAAGAACTGGATGTTCTGCGTTGGTCTCCCTGCCGGATAGACTTGAACGGTTGTGACCGTAGTGAATCGCTCCTCGAAATGGTGCGGGAGGCGCTAGAGGATGAGCGGGAGCAAGCCGACGGTCGGCCTCTGGCTGTACGTCTAACGTTGCTGGGAATAACCCCTCTGCATGGCCGGCTCCATGACAATGCGGCTCACTGGCACGAGGAATTTCGCGCTGTGGCCGCAAGTCTCGGTGACGTCTGGCTCGAAAAGATTTTGTTCCTCACTCGCAAAGAAAATTCTGTCGAGGGAATTGCCGATGACTCCCCCTTTGCCGCTTTGGAGCAATCGGTGGAAAACCTGCAATTCGAATCCTCTCGCTTACTGGACCTGGTCCCTGGTTTTGAGCAATTGCGCAGCAAGCTCCCTCCGGACTTGTTGGTCGACGACGATCCTTTTGCCCCTGGCGAAGAGGACCTGGCCACCTTGCGGGAAGATGTCAAGGAGCTGCTAAGGGCCAAGCTACAGAAGGGAGGGCGGCATGCGCATTAA